The Papilio machaon chromosome 3, ilPapMach1.1, whole genome shotgun sequence genome window below encodes:
- the LOC106707861 gene encoding uncharacterized protein LOC106707861: MKMADRCIKSLLIFCLAIICHNGEAAENEKPKLPDYLPSCKRSDPELDTCIKNSFNSLRPHLARGLTDLGVPPVEPLHIDRLVMENSAGPVRVTAAFSNITVIGPSNYTVTKIRSDLKKMRIDMGLALPRIEVSGHYEVSGQVLLFPVRSQGNFWAAFIDVAAIAKIYGKEVERDNEKYMSIERLLVDFKLKNSRFKVRDTVNHGSVIGEAMNQFLNNNAPEIIEEMRPAASLAIAKHFQTFLNAAFNKIPINHWLKP, translated from the exons atgaaaatggctGACCGTTGCATTAAgtcacttttaatattttgtctgGCGATTATTTGCCACAATGGAGAAGCTGCGGAAAATGAGAAGCCAAAGTTGC CGGACTATCTTCCATCGTGCAAACGAAGTGACCCCGAGCTGGACACGTGTATCAAAAACTCGTTCAATAGTCTACGACCGCACCTGGCCCGTGGTCTCACGGATCTTGGCGTGCCTCCTGTGGAGCCACTGCACATTGATCGTCTGGTTATGGAGAACTCCGCGGGACCCGTGAGGGTCACCGCTGCCTTCAGTAACATAACCGTCATCGGACCCAGTAACTACACAGTCACCAAGATCAG gtctgatttaaaaaagatgCGAATCGACATGGGCTTGGCGTTGCCGCGCATTGAGGTGTCCGGCCACTACGAGGTGTCCGGTCAAGTTCTGCTGTTTCCAGTGCGATCACAAGGCAACTTCTGGGCTGCTTTCA TCGATGTAGCAGCGATTGCTAAAATATATGGAAAGGAAGTTGAACGCGACAACGAGAAATACATGTCTATCGAAAGATTACTAGTGGATTTCAAGCTTAAAAACTCTCGTTTCAAAGTAAGAGACACTGTCAACCATGGTAGTGTTATTG gtGAGGCGATGAATCAATTCCTGAATAACAATGCGCCAGAAATTATAGAAGAAATGAGACCTGCCGCCTCTCTGGCAATCGCTAAACATTTTCAGACATTCCTCAATGCTGCTTTCAACAAGATCCCCATAAACCACTGGCTTAAGCCTTGA
- the LOC106707787 gene encoding MFS-type transporter SLC18B1 has product MGFDFSRRQWLIIVVISIADFCNALCVALQAPFYPQEAEKKGCSATEYGLVFGVFELVVFLVSPLYGAHLNRIGPKLLFNAGIQTTGTCAILFGLLDNVEGHIPFITLSFIIRIVEAMGNAAFLTASFAIIAKEFPNNVATMFASLETFFGLGLIVGPTLGGALYGFGGYYLPFAVLGATLFCTAVMSYAVLPKCNDDEDLKPTGPTMFTLLKIPGVLLSAISIMSTSLSIGFLQATLEPHLRQFKFSPVILGLMFVINGGVYAVSAPLWGWMCDHPSIKPKYVTVIGCMFVASGFLLIGPAPFIDMPTLMWVTIMGLVLHGLGMGSQLVASFSDALGTAIANGLPNSIETYGLVSGMWTSVFALGAFVGPTVSGLLFDSVGFRNSTMFVFILHLIVMVVVMLYLWVCDRSTKMDVSVSAGDLLQLDGTLDESVLIGDKYIMPPPRVKSRRCGISVERSRPPAMNSLIACTSCKNRRSPWSQRTPVYRPSYGSLDHRFRGALSVT; this is encoded by the exons ATGGGTTTCGATTTTTCTAGAAGGCAATGGTTGATAATAGTGGTTATTTCAATAGCAGATTTCTGTAACGCTTTGTGCGTTGCTTTGCAGGCACCATTTTACCCACAGGag GCAGAGAAGAAAGGATGTTCAGCGACGGAGTATGGGCTGGTGTTCGGCGTGTTCGAGCTGGTGGTGTTTCTGGTGAGCCCTCTTTACGGCGCACACCTCAACCGCATCGGACCCAAACTGCTCTTCAACGCCGGCATTCAGACTACCGGCACCTGCGCCATATTGTTTGG GTTACTTGACAACGTGGAGGGTCACATACCGTTTATAACGCTGAGCTTCATCATCCGCATCGTAGAGGCGATGGGCAATGCAGCATTTCTCACCGCATCCTTCGCCATTATCGCCAAAGAGTTCCCCAATAATGTCGCAACAATGTTC gcTTCCCTTGAGACTTTCTTTGGGCTTGGTCTAATAGTCGGTCCTACTCTTGGAGGCGCTCTGTATGGATTCGGCGGCTACTACCTTCCCTTCGCCGTGCTCGGCGCCACGCTTTTCTGCACGGCTGTCATGAGCTACGCAGTGCTGCCCAAATGCAATGACGATGAAGACTTAAAGCCAACTGGAC CGACAATGTTCACACTGCTCAAAATTCCTGGCGTTTTGCTCTCGGCAATCAGCATAATGTCGACGAGTTTGAGCATTGGTTTTCTGCAGGCGACGCTTGAGCCTCACCTAAGACAA TTCAAATTCTCTCCGGTGATCCTGGGTCTGATGTTCGTGATCAACGGCGGGGTGTACGCGGTGTCTGCGCCGCTGTGGGGCTGGATGTGCGACCATCCTTCCATCAAGCCCAAATACGTCACTGTCATCGGCTGCATGTTCGTCGCGAGTGGCTTCCTCCTTATCGGACCTGCGCCTTTTATTGATATGCCTAC GTTAATGTGGGTTACGATTATGGGCTTGGTGCTCCATGGATTGGGTATGGGAAGCCAGCTGGTTGCATCTTTCTCGGACGCTCTCGGCACTGCAAT TGCAAACGGTTTACCTAACTCAATAGAGACTTACGGTCTGGTCTCGGGCATGTGGACGTCGGTGTTCGCGCTGGGGGCATTCGTGGGCCCCACTGTGTCAGGGTTACTCTTCGATTCCGTCGGTTTCAGAAACTCTACCATGTTCGTTTTCATTCTGCATCTCATTGTT ATGGTGGTAGTAATGCTGTACCTGTGGGTGTGTGACCGCAGCACCAAGATGGACGTGTCAGTGTCGGCCGGCGACTTACTGCAGCTGGACGGAACTCTAGACGAGAGTGTACTCATCGGCGACAAATACATTATGCCACCGCCGAGGGTTAAGAG TCGTCGCTGTGGCATCAGCGTGGAACGTTCCCGGCCGCCCGCTATGAACAGTCTTATAGCGTGTACCAGCTGCAAGAACCGGCGCAGTCCTTGGAGCCAGCGCACGCCCGTCTACCGGCCTTCCTACGGCAGCCTCGACCACCGCTTCCGTGGCGCCCTCTCTGTCacgtaa
- the LOC106716336 gene encoding uncharacterized protein LOC106716336: MKYLAICAFIFCAYTVAGRRITNTTDVHNADHKKTNETQMCHYSDPDIANCIKRMAEQARQVLAHGIPSLNIQPLEPLKIPNIRLRQHNAPKSSFKYDAWFSDVELRGLTNYTFNKLDVYPQELKVNTNISLPHLAMSGEYVVIGQFQMLPVESTGKMAANFSMCTAALEAVGAKVHKRIVVRDANVKLKCGGQLSADLMEAHSTTHEMEMITNHLIGMHSSEIAKEVQPAVETALAMVLEDIANKFLKHIPSNMVFPN, encoded by the exons ATGAAATACTTAGCAATTTGTGCTTTCATTTTTTGTGCATATACTGTTGCGGGAAGAAGGATAACAAACACAACGGACGTACACAATGCAGATCATAAAAAAACCA ATGAAACACAGATGTGCCACTACAGTGATCCGGACATCGCGAACTGTATAAAGCGTATGGCTGAGCAAGCGCGGCAAGTGCTGGCCCACGGCATACCCTCTCTCAACATACAGCCCCTCGAGCCTCTCAAAATACCCAACATAAGACTGAGGCAACACAATGCTCCTAAATCAAGCTTCAAATATGATGCGTGGTTTTCTGATGTTGAACTCCGGGGTCTTACTAATTACACATTCAATAAGTTgga TGTTTATCCACAAGAATTGAAAGTTAATACGAACATAAGTCTGCCGCACCTCGCCATGAGCGGGGAGTACGTCGTCATCGGTCAGTTCCAGATGTTGCCCGTTGAGTCCACGGGCAAAATGGCCGCTAACTTCA GTATGTGTACAGCGGCTTTAGAAGCGGTCGGTGCTAAGGTCCACAAAAGAATAGTGGTCCGCGACGCCAACGTTAAGCTAAAATGTGGGGGACAACTGAGCGCTGACCTCATGGAGGCACACTCCACAACACATGAAATGG aaatgaTAACCAATCATTTAATAGGAATGCACTCTTCAGAAATAGCGAAAGAAGTGCAGCCGGCTGTTGAGACAGCGCTCGCGATGGTCCTAGAAGATATCGCCAACAAATTCCTCAAACATATCCCATCTAATATGGTTTTcccgaattaa
- the LOC106707864 gene encoding protein takeout, with translation MLSTVLLIALPLVTAEIPSYIKVCQRNDPNVDKCIMNSVEELRPKMIKGIPELDVPGIEPLSLGQIALARGPQGAKLTAVVNDVKVRGPSNFIIEELKSDLDNNRFDFKLLLPRLDFNGKYKMDIQVLLLRLQGRGNITGSFKDYACNVTMRGHKEKRGDDEYLTFDPFKVKLRVGESSIYLTNLFDGDPILGPATNRVINENSQVFLQEISPVLERSLGELFTEMANKITSKFTYKELFP, from the exons CTTCCTACATCAAAGTATGCCAGCGAAATGATCCTAATGTTGATAAATGCATCATGAATTCCGTGGAAGAGTTGCGGCCAAAGATGATTAAG GGTATACCCGAATTGGACGTGCCAGGTATAGAGCCGCTCAGCCTGGGACAAATCGCTCTTGCGCGGGGGCCGCAGGGCGCCAAACTCACTGCGGTCGTTAATGACGTCAAAGTGCGAGGTCCTAGTAACTTCATCATTGAGGAGCTAAA GTCAGACCTTGACAACAACCGGTTCGATTTCAAGCTGCTACTGCCGCGATTGGATTTCAACGGCAAATACAAGATGGACATCCAAGTGCTATTGCTCCGCCTACAGGGTCGTGGCAACATCACTGGCTCCTTCA AGGATTACGCTTGCAATGTGACCATGAGAGGACACAAAGAAAAGCGCGGAGATGAcgaatatttaacatttgatCCTTTCAAAGTCAAGCTTCGTGTCGGAGAGTCCTCAATATACCTGACGAATCTCTTCGACGGTGATCCGATCCTGGGACCCGCCACAAACAGGGTCATCAACGAAAATTCTCAAGTATTCCTACAAGAAATAAGTCCGGTCTTAGAACGCAGCCTTGGGGAACTCTTCACGGAAATGgcgaataaaataacatcaaagTTCACGTACAAAGAACTGTTTCCTTGA
- the LOC106707786 gene encoding protein takeout, translating to MRITKVEVNSSKHEVIAKLYIPELRMKGHYNLSGKLLLLPVEGDGKFSAKYGDINAVLTIALGRLHRENNVDALACEKLDVKFDVGSASINLENLFDGDNELGNTMNTFLNENWQKLAKEFQEPMEEALRDFLKPLADHAFGTLNADDIFLR from the exons ATGCGAATCACGAAAGTCGA GGTCAACTCATCAAAGCACGAAGTAATTGCCAAACTGTATATACCCGAATTGAGAATGAAAGGACATTATAATCTATCTGGCAAGCTTCTGTTGTTACCTGTTGAAGGAGATGgaaaattttcagctaaatatG GTGACATCAATGCGGTACTGACGATCGCTTTGGGTAGGTTACATCGTGAGAACAATGTTGACGCACTCGCCTGTGAAAAACTCGATGTCAAATTTGACGTTGGATCCGCTTCTATAAACTTGGAGAATCTATTCGATGGTGATAACGAATTGG GTAATACAATGAATACTTTCCTCAATGAAAACTGGCAAAAATTGGCGAAAGAATTTCAAGAGCCGATGGAGGAAGCACTTCGAGATTTCTTGAAGCCGTTAGCTGATCATGCTTTTGGTACACTAAATGCAGATGATATATTCTTAAGATAG
- the LOC106707860 gene encoding uncharacterized protein LOC106707860 — MGLLALNMGRHQVALCVTLALFLQIFELHASECNKRTTFIQIRIPQKTNVAVKYPKEIDPVQFVPFPYNPSGSGCMKCQGTTCTKCVYTKSSQTTTNVHARKTNIIIDIKGTKRFNESIAEADSSNVDSSSAKVDGTIVGIYDKTSAASVSGATAKSSDNGNSSAAVASGTALSQSDILAAIDEEEINKIDGSKSHVEDVYVLSEDISTANANSTSASEGEVKNENDTSSALSKTDETQSSTTIIEKDSGNTVTVPADTASGVTTNDSSQPSSGNDSAPPVPDTSAIPESDASAVDKKPDNTGT, encoded by the exons ATGGGATTGTTAGCTCTAAATATGGGCCGGCATCAAGTGGCACTGTGTGTTACCTTGGCGCTTTTCTTGCAG ATTTTCGAGCTTCATGCGAGCGAATGTAATAAAAGAACaacttttatacaaataagaaTACCACAGAAAACAAATGTAGCCGTAAAGTATCCAAAAGAAATAGATCCTGTACAATTCGTACCATTCCCTTATAATCCTTCGGGATCTGGATGTATGAAATGTCAGGGAACGACGTGCACGAAATGTGTTTACACCAAAAGCTCTCAAACAACTACAAATGTTCATGCAcgaaaaacaaacatcatcATTGATATAAAGGGAACAAAGAGATTCAATGAAAGTATTGCTGAAGCAGACAGTTCGAATGTTGATAGTTCGTCTGCTAAAGTAGATGGAACAATTGTTGGGATATATGACAAAACATCGGCTGCTAGCGTGAGTGGTGCTACAGCAAAGTCAAGTGATAATGGTAATTCATCAGCTGCAGTTGCCTCCGGTACCGCACTATCACAAAGCGATATTCTAGCTGCTATTGATGAGGAAGAGATCAATAAAATTGATGGAAGTAAATCTCATGTGGAAGATGTATACGTTTTAAGCGAAGACATTTCTACAGCTAATGCGAATAGCACATCGGCGAGTGAAGGTGAGGTTAAAAACGAAAATGACACCTCATCAGCGCTTTCAAAAACAGATGAAACTCAATCGTCTAcaacaattattgaaaagGATTCAGGCAATACGGTAACAGTTCCTGCGGACACTGCAAGCGGTGTGACGACCAACGATTCGAGTCAACCAAGCTCTGGCAATGATAGTGCACCACCGGTACCTGATACAAGCGCTATTCCTGAAAGCGATGCCTCAGCCGTTGATAAAAAACCAGATAATACTGGCACAtaa
- the LOC106707611 gene encoding uncharacterized protein LOC106707611: MKVLIFLFVVIASDVYGIPDYFPHCKKSDPQIEKCFLDAVETMRPKLKGGIPEVNIPALDPFTVPTLKLDRTASNLRLKANLRNMKAFGGSNFKIEKFKLNLNNKYLAEVRLSIPKLVVAGDYDVRGSRILTVDINGKGKIRGNFSRIYVVAKGLAKPIVKDNVEYLQADKIITKVKIGHGQIALEDSDSPAAATSAATFFNASPGVVLDILTPLIEETTAAVLKAFLNKILGSIPVKDILTDETNAS; the protein is encoded by the exons atgaaggtgttaatatttctttttgttgtaATCGCGTCCGATGTTTACGGGATCC CGGATTATTTCCCGCATTGCAAGAAGAGTGACCCACAAATAGAGAAATGTTTTCTGGACGCCGTGGAGACTATGAGGCCGAAACTAAAGGGCGGGATCCCAGAGGTCAACATTCCTGCCCTAGATCCCTTCACAGTCCCTACTTTGAAGTTAGATAGGACCGCGTCAAACCTGCGACTGAAAGCAAATCTCAGGAATATGAAGGCTTTCGGTGGTTCTAATTTCAAGATTGAAAAATTcaa GTTAAATCTGAACAACAAGTACTTGGCCGAGGTACGGCTGTCGATCCCTAAGCTCGTCGTGGCGGGTGACTACGATGTACGCGGCTCCCGCATTCTGACTGTTGATATCAACGGCAAGGGCAAGATCAGGGGCAACTTca gtCGAATATACGTAGTCGCAAAGGGACTTGCGAAACCAATTGTAAAAGACAACGTCGAGTATCTCCAAGCTgataaaattatcacaaaaGTAAAGATTGGTCACGGTCAAATAGCACTAGAGGATTCTGATAGTCCCGCTGCGG CAACATCTGCAGCGACTTTCTTCAACGCCAGTCCGGGTGTCGTTTTGGATATACTGACGCCCCTTATAGAGGAGACAACGGCCGCCGTGCTGAAGGCATTCCTCAACAAAATACTGGGCAGCATACCTGTTAAGGACATATTAACTGACGAAACAAATGCCTCGtaa